The following proteins are encoded in a genomic region of Gimesia algae:
- a CDS encoding site-2 protease family protein: MPDKNHPLPPPDPVIIVQPQDYQTEVKDFPSAQPVFKSTVRSPRSKVPLILFILTCLSTFIVGATYNTPFVPVPREFARIYEHILQVGWSQFLIDGISYAGPLMLILLSHEMGHYLQSRRYHIPATRPLFIPMPLTPFGTMGAVIMQKGGMADRKQMFDIAVSGPLAGLVFALPIAYWGVLNSTVAITLKQPGSISYGEPLILQWMISMVHGPLAENQEVILNPLLFAGWVGIFVTALNLLPIGQLDGGHILYTLLGKKANLISRLLMATAVGYMFYTGEFGYSLLILLLVVFGINHPPTANDRVPLGTARIIIGWLTLAFFIIGFTITPVIFHT; this comes from the coding sequence ATGCCTGACAAAAATCATCCTCTACCTCCCCCTGATCCCGTCATTATTGTTCAACCACAGGACTACCAGACCGAGGTCAAAGATTTTCCCTCAGCGCAACCCGTTTTTAAAAGTACGGTCCGCTCGCCACGCAGTAAAGTGCCACTGATCCTGTTTATTCTGACGTGTCTCAGTACGTTCATCGTGGGCGCCACATATAACACCCCGTTTGTCCCCGTCCCCAGAGAATTCGCCCGCATCTATGAACATATTCTGCAGGTTGGCTGGTCCCAATTTCTGATTGATGGAATTTCTTATGCGGGGCCTTTGATGCTCATTTTACTGTCACATGAAATGGGGCACTACCTGCAGTCGCGACGTTATCACATTCCTGCCACCCGGCCTCTGTTCATCCCCATGCCTCTGACTCCGTTTGGAACGATGGGTGCAGTCATTATGCAAAAGGGCGGGATGGCAGACCGCAAACAGATGTTCGACATCGCCGTCTCCGGGCCGCTTGCGGGTCTGGTCTTTGCGCTCCCCATTGCGTACTGGGGCGTGCTGAATTCAACCGTTGCCATCACATTGAAACAACCAGGCTCCATCAGCTATGGAGAACCGCTGATTCTGCAGTGGATGATCAGCATGGTCCACGGACCACTGGCAGAAAATCAGGAAGTGATTTTAAACCCGCTGTTGTTTGCAGGCTGGGTCGGTATCTTCGTTACCGCCTTAAATCTTCTTCCGATCGGTCAGTTGGATGGTGGTCACATCCTTTATACACTGCTGGGTAAAAAAGCGAATCTGATTTCCCGCCTGCTGATGGCCACAGCAGTCGGATATATGTTTTACACAGGTGAGTTTGGTTACTCTCTGCTCATTCTGTTACTGGTGGTTTTCGGAATCAACCATCCTCCCACTGCCAATGACAGAGTCCCCCTGGGAACAGCCCGGATTATTATCGGCTGGCTGACACTGGCATTTTTCATCATCGGTTTTACGATCACGCCGGTCATTTTTCACACATAA
- the pgsA gene encoding CDP-diacylglycerol--glycerol-3-phosphate 3-phosphatidyltransferase gives MNSPAEKQSETPQTGNELLGPEIWNLPNLITVSRLVLSLILFVIIYLEGWWKTSAALFILAAATDFLDGYFARKYNQVTTLGRILDPFVDKIIICGAFIFILESGPSSGINAWFVLIIIGREMFITSLRGYLEQHGRDFSASWSGKIKMGVQCVAVVLCLLSLSLEAPYNSPTFILLRDISVWSAALITLYSGIDYVFRASRILRNKPLS, from the coding sequence ATGAATTCACCAGCGGAAAAGCAGTCCGAGACCCCGCAAACCGGTAATGAACTCTTAGGACCAGAAATCTGGAACCTGCCGAATCTGATCACCGTCAGCCGACTGGTGCTCTCGCTGATTTTGTTCGTCATCATTTATCTGGAGGGCTGGTGGAAGACCTCTGCTGCCTTATTCATTCTTGCTGCTGCCACCGATTTCCTGGACGGCTATTTCGCCCGCAAATACAATCAGGTAACCACGCTGGGCCGGATTCTGGACCCTTTTGTAGATAAAATCATCATCTGCGGTGCCTTCATTTTTATATTGGAAAGTGGCCCCTCTTCGGGAATCAATGCCTGGTTTGTGCTGATTATTATTGGGCGCGAAATGTTCATCACCAGCCTCCGGGGTTATCTCGAACAGCACGGCCGTGATTTTTCCGCCAGTTGGAGTGGTAAAATCAAAATGGGGGTCCAATGTGTCGCAGTGGTTCTTTGTCTGCTGTCCCTTAGCCTGGAAGCCCCATATAACAGTCCCACATTTATTCTGCTTCGCGACATCTCTGTCTGGTCAGCGGCACTCATCACCCTGTACAGCGGAATCGATTACGTGTTTAGAGCCTCAAGAATTTTGCGTAATAAGCCATTGTCATAA
- a CDS encoding NPCBM/NEW2 domain-containing protein, with protein sequence MKKRNFSGLLLAGVIGLVGLLCNSLSRADEVLLYDGKKVTGTIRSVDSKVLKIEAGKDLQEISLFDVTSYKFLEPALPQNMSQLLIDGEKPSYSAGPRTAKVKLRKGLQRFTLLYYHSVGLAKLQIQMSGPGMKKAEVPQEQLFRVNTEVREIPAREFRLDAEGYRLPVKIEKPEKYIAYRLMEWSHPVSVKSVHDLKAVPVKKYGASPRLALLSRRSAINFGIVYEGLIQIPQDGEYTFAVETDKNSKAKLYLGAYPSELYKQAKRKQSSGWKVTFSQSGMFSGTLGEWKKTGVRFQIPVAEKEINLILKPGAIHELWKIQEDKKKSKTVDRKGESKTEDSAYVTTQDGNIHRVSGEVVGVNDQSLLFQYQGQQREVNLDRVVGLVLHKNRVKPESNLALQSLMTLIGNTQIPGVVKLDGGNTASITMPWGDQFSINKDYLESVKTVNARSVSLVEIQPDSVTQVPFFYQQYPYQVNKSLTGQPLKIGTQSFSNGLCVHARTVLVYQLGKNFERFQTTPGLQAETGKLGNVAVKVIADGKTLFENPEFTSATKLQSLDLDVTGRETLSLVVDFGKDQDVGDRFVWGAPKLIRAVPKDLAANQKQANQK encoded by the coding sequence ATGAAGAAACGTAATTTCAGCGGCTTATTGCTGGCGGGAGTGATCGGTCTGGTGGGACTCTTGTGCAACTCCCTCTCTCGTGCCGACGAAGTGCTGCTCTATGATGGCAAAAAGGTCACGGGTACGATTCGTTCTGTCGATTCCAAGGTCTTGAAGATCGAAGCAGGCAAGGATCTGCAGGAAATCAGTCTGTTTGATGTGACATCATATAAATTTCTGGAACCGGCGCTGCCCCAGAATATGAGTCAGCTGCTGATTGACGGAGAGAAACCGAGCTATTCAGCCGGTCCCCGTACAGCGAAGGTGAAGCTCCGTAAAGGTCTGCAGCGCTTTACCCTGCTCTATTATCACTCGGTCGGACTGGCGAAGCTGCAGATTCAGATGTCAGGGCCCGGGATGAAAAAAGCAGAAGTTCCCCAAGAGCAACTGTTTCGCGTCAATACCGAAGTGCGGGAGATTCCCGCAAGGGAGTTCAGGCTCGATGCTGAGGGGTATCGGCTGCCTGTCAAAATTGAAAAACCGGAAAAATATATCGCGTATCGACTGATGGAATGGAGTCATCCTGTTTCAGTCAAATCGGTGCATGACCTGAAAGCGGTTCCTGTTAAAAAATATGGCGCCAGTCCGCGACTGGCATTGCTGTCCCGGCGCAGTGCGATCAATTTCGGAATTGTTTATGAAGGACTGATCCAGATTCCCCAGGATGGCGAATACACGTTTGCTGTAGAAACCGATAAAAACAGCAAGGCGAAACTCTATCTCGGCGCGTATCCCAGTGAACTCTACAAACAGGCCAAACGTAAGCAAAGTTCTGGTTGGAAGGTGACCTTCTCTCAGTCGGGAATGTTTTCGGGTACTTTAGGGGAATGGAAGAAAACGGGGGTTCGCTTTCAGATTCCCGTCGCTGAGAAAGAGATCAACCTGATTTTAAAACCGGGGGCCATCCATGAGCTCTGGAAGATTCAGGAAGACAAGAAGAAGTCGAAAACGGTGGACCGCAAAGGAGAATCGAAGACAGAAGACTCGGCTTATGTCACCACGCAGGATGGTAATATCCATCGGGTGTCTGGTGAAGTCGTGGGGGTTAACGATCAGAGTCTGTTGTTTCAATATCAGGGACAGCAACGCGAAGTCAATCTGGACCGTGTCGTGGGGCTGGTGTTGCACAAGAATCGGGTCAAGCCTGAGAGTAATCTGGCTTTACAGAGTTTGATGACGTTGATTGGCAATACTCAGATTCCCGGTGTGGTCAAACTGGATGGAGGGAACACCGCCAGTATTACGATGCCCTGGGGCGATCAATTTTCGATCAACAAAGACTATCTGGAATCGGTGAAAACCGTGAATGCCCGTTCGGTTTCACTCGTGGAAATCCAGCCGGACAGTGTGACCCAGGTTCCCTTTTTTTATCAGCAGTATCCATATCAGGTTAACAAGTCTCTGACAGGTCAGCCATTAAAGATTGGAACGCAGTCATTTTCCAATGGACTGTGTGTGCATGCCCGAACCGTGCTGGTTTACCAGCTGGGTAAGAACTTTGAACGATTCCAGACCACCCCCGGCTTGCAGGCAGAGACCGGAAAGCTGGGGAATGTCGCGGTTAAGGTCATTGCCGATGGCAAAACCCTTTTTGAAAATCCGGAATTCACTTCTGCTACGAAACTGCAATCTCTCGATCTGGATGTGACAGGCCGAGAGACATTGTCACTGGTTGTGGATTTTGGAAAAGATCAGGATGTGGGGGACCGCTTTGTCTGGGGCGCCCCGAAACTGATCCGGGCTGTCCCCAAAGATCTGGCCGCCAATCAGAAACAGGCCAATCAGAAGTAA
- a CDS encoding outer membrane protein assembly factor BamB family protein has product MRSLLFLFISLSIMPEVVLAETPDTGNNADKIRYEEWPQWRGPRGDGTWQGPPIKTSWPESGLKKLWEHEIGGGYGGISVAKRKLYLMDRPATSSEEQEKARGIHGHRADRQNIERIFCFDAINGKQLWSHSYPAVYDKLDYGNGPRCAPTVVNDRVYTLGTMGDVFCLDANTGDVIWKKHLVTDFGGKVPQWGYAAAPYLIGDLVILMPGGTDEGTAIVALDPKTGKERWRSLKDEAGYATPLLIHHNQQDQLIVWSPNHIHSVDPQTGANFWSVPYKVTYGVAIASPIEKEGLILVAGYWEGSKAIQLGDKPEQAELKWEDRRTLRGLMSQPLYRDGYAYLLDKQFGLTCFEYATGKKIWDDDNQMTPGNSRNPQATLVWLNDSSRALILNSEGALILAELTPAGYRELARTRLIGETWAHPAYAETRVYARSNTRLVACELPVEESISDSP; this is encoded by the coding sequence ATGCGCAGCTTACTATTCCTCTTCATCAGTTTAAGCATCATGCCTGAAGTCGTATTGGCAGAAACTCCTGACACAGGAAACAATGCAGACAAAATACGATATGAAGAATGGCCTCAATGGCGCGGCCCGCGCGGAGATGGGACCTGGCAGGGACCGCCGATCAAAACCAGCTGGCCGGAAAGCGGATTAAAGAAACTCTGGGAGCACGAAATCGGTGGAGGCTATGGAGGCATTTCTGTTGCAAAGCGAAAACTCTATCTCATGGATCGCCCGGCCACATCATCAGAAGAACAGGAAAAAGCCCGGGGCATTCACGGGCATCGCGCAGACCGCCAGAACATTGAACGCATATTCTGTTTCGATGCGATCAACGGAAAACAGCTCTGGTCACATTCTTACCCGGCTGTCTATGACAAACTGGATTACGGCAATGGTCCTCGCTGTGCCCCCACAGTAGTGAATGATCGAGTCTATACCCTGGGCACGATGGGTGATGTCTTCTGCCTGGATGCGAATACGGGAGATGTCATCTGGAAAAAACACCTCGTCACAGATTTCGGCGGAAAAGTCCCGCAATGGGGTTATGCCGCGGCCCCCTACCTGATTGGTGACCTGGTGATTCTCATGCCAGGCGGAACCGACGAAGGAACTGCCATTGTAGCCCTCGACCCGAAAACGGGAAAAGAACGCTGGCGTTCCCTGAAAGATGAAGCCGGTTATGCCACGCCGCTCCTGATTCATCACAACCAGCAGGACCAGTTAATTGTCTGGTCGCCGAACCATATTCATAGTGTCGACCCACAGACGGGAGCCAATTTCTGGTCGGTTCCTTATAAAGTCACCTACGGCGTGGCGATTGCCAGCCCGATCGAAAAGGAGGGCCTGATCCTGGTCGCTGGTTACTGGGAGGGTTCCAAAGCCATCCAACTGGGAGACAAGCCAGAGCAGGCAGAACTCAAGTGGGAAGACCGCCGTACCTTAAGAGGTTTGATGTCTCAACCGCTCTACCGGGATGGGTACGCTTACCTGCTGGACAAACAGTTCGGTTTGACCTGTTTTGAATACGCCACCGGTAAGAAAATCTGGGATGATGACAATCAGATGACGCCCGGCAACAGCCGCAACCCGCAGGCAACACTGGTCTGGCTCAACGATTCCTCGCGCGCTTTGATTCTCAATTCGGAAGGTGCTTTGATTCTCGCTGAACTGACCCCCGCCGGCTATCGGGAACTTGCCCGCACCAGATTAATCGGGGAAACCTGGGCACATCCGGCTTACGCAGAAACACGTGTCTACGCGCGCAGTAATACCCGGCTCGTCGCCTGTGAGCTCCCCGTGGAAGAATCGATTTCTGATTCCCCATAA